One genomic segment of Myxococcales bacterium includes these proteins:
- a CDS encoding DUF503 domain-containing protein codes for MFVGVLRLSFHIPHARSLKDKRRVVQKIRDRIRNRFDVSVAEVAAQDQWQRAVFGVSVVSGESSVCDSVLEQVARSAELSEDAQLTDRETELITVGDELYG; via the coding sequence ATGTTCGTCGGCGTCTTGCGGCTCTCGTTTCATATCCCCCACGCGAGGTCCCTCAAGGACAAGCGACGCGTGGTTCAGAAGATCCGGGATCGCATTCGCAACCGCTTCGATGTCTCCGTCGCCGAGGTGGCCGCGCAAGATCAATGGCAGCGAGCCGTCTTCGGCGTGAGCGTGGTGTCCGGCGAATCGAGCGTCTGCGATTCCGTTCTGGAACAGGTGGCTCGCTCCGCCGAGCTCTCGGAAGATGCCCAGCTGACGGATCGCGAGACGGAGCTCATCACCGTGGGAGACGAACTCTATGGCTGA
- the infB gene encoding translation initiation factor IF-2 yields MSKVRVYEVAKELNLDPKAVVGLFQAVGISEVRNHMSSVEPEAVERVKRHLEKQRTHDVVEERVRTDGRVIKRRAVAKPATDVAAPSSTALPSAPRSVRDVAAAMPSSPEMVAAAPPAPLSTPDVRDRESGRLQPMVEERRSSRELPAERKSARDVMITPAEVPSPPPPAPTPPPTDVQAAPAVPAPEITAPPPSAVIPPPASVPNVAVPAPEPMVAAPVEPVAPRVEEAREPTPAPAPAPVAPAASPSIEPARPKTGVEYWTGRPGVPMPTPASAQRTAIGGGAAGAMARRVQYDPRAAQGAGARRPGAPQGPGGRPMMGMRGGAGMRGRLGAGFEPMRRGGPASTQEMSAHKKVIRIEENITLSSMAAKMSLKATELLGKLLSMGMTGVHINTTLDADTAKILASEFGWEVEDVAVSEEDNIAAARGEEGEAPVIDTDHVQRPPVVTVMGHVDHGKTSLLDRIRKTNVASGEAGGITQHIGAYKVPTSRGVVVFLDTPGHEAFTAMRARGAGVTDIVILVVAADDGVMPQTREAINHARAAHVPIIVAVNKIDKPSAEPDRVRRELVEAGLQPEEWGGDTIFVNVSAQSGEGVDQLLEMVGLQAEILDLKANPKRAASGTVIEALLDRGRGPVARVLVQDGTLKVGDFVLAGSGFGKVRAMTNEHGKQVHEAGPSTPVEILGLSEVPGAGDPLHAVKDSKKAMEIADGRKGKMAKTLIPATAKVSLEELSKRIAESGLLELRVIIKGDVQGSVEAVADAFAKLSGDKVKMSIIHAGVGAITEGDVNLATASKAIIIGFNVRPAGKSHSLAEENKIEIRLYSIIYDAVNDVRSAMEGLLPPTLVEKASGKAEVRQIFKVKNVVVAGCYVIEGVFKRSGKARVIRDGNTIIWDGKVAALKRFKDDAKDVAEGFECGISLDGFNELKDKDIIESYDVEEIRQKL; encoded by the coding sequence ATGAGCAAGGTACGCGTCTACGAAGTGGCGAAAGAGCTGAACCTCGACCCGAAAGCGGTGGTCGGGCTCTTTCAGGCCGTTGGGATCTCCGAGGTCCGCAATCACATGAGCTCCGTTGAGCCCGAGGCCGTCGAGCGCGTGAAGCGTCACCTCGAGAAGCAGCGGACGCACGACGTCGTCGAGGAGCGGGTACGCACCGACGGTCGCGTCATCAAGCGACGCGCGGTTGCGAAACCGGCAACAGACGTCGCCGCTCCCTCGTCAACGGCTTTGCCGTCGGCGCCGCGCAGCGTCCGCGACGTGGCCGCCGCGATGCCGTCATCTCCCGAGATGGTTGCCGCCGCGCCCCCGGCGCCGCTATCGACGCCGGACGTGCGGGACCGTGAGAGCGGACGCCTGCAGCCGATGGTCGAAGAGCGCCGCAGCTCGCGCGAGTTGCCCGCCGAGCGGAAGAGCGCCCGCGACGTGATGATCACGCCGGCCGAGGTTCCGTCGCCGCCCCCGCCGGCGCCGACGCCCCCTCCAACCGACGTCCAAGCTGCCCCCGCGGTGCCCGCGCCGGAGATCACGGCGCCGCCGCCGTCGGCCGTCATCCCGCCGCCCGCTTCCGTTCCCAACGTCGCGGTCCCTGCGCCGGAGCCCATGGTCGCGGCGCCCGTCGAGCCCGTGGCACCGCGCGTCGAAGAAGCGCGCGAGCCTACGCCCGCGCCCGCGCCCGCGCCCGTAGCGCCGGCCGCGTCGCCGAGCATTGAGCCCGCGCGGCCGAAGACCGGCGTTGAGTATTGGACCGGTCGTCCCGGCGTTCCGATGCCGACGCCGGCCAGCGCACAGCGCACAGCCATCGGCGGCGGCGCCGCCGGCGCGATGGCGCGACGCGTTCAATACGATCCGCGCGCGGCGCAAGGTGCCGGCGCACGGCGACCGGGTGCGCCGCAAGGCCCCGGTGGCCGGCCCATGATGGGCATGCGTGGCGGCGCGGGCATGCGCGGCCGACTGGGTGCGGGCTTCGAACCGATGCGACGCGGCGGACCGGCCTCGACGCAGGAGATGAGCGCCCACAAGAAGGTCATCCGCATCGAGGAGAACATCACGCTCAGCTCGATGGCGGCCAAGATGAGCCTCAAGGCGACGGAGCTGCTCGGCAAGCTCCTCTCCATGGGCATGACTGGCGTTCACATCAACACGACCCTCGACGCCGACACGGCGAAGATCCTGGCCTCCGAGTTCGGCTGGGAAGTCGAAGACGTGGCCGTGAGCGAGGAAGACAACATCGCCGCGGCGCGTGGTGAAGAAGGCGAAGCGCCGGTCATCGACACGGATCACGTGCAACGACCGCCCGTCGTCACGGTCATGGGACACGTCGACCACGGCAAGACGAGCCTCTTGGACCGTATCCGCAAGACCAACGTGGCCTCCGGCGAGGCCGGCGGCATCACGCAGCACATCGGCGCCTACAAGGTCCCGACGTCGCGCGGCGTGGTGGTCTTCCTCGACACGCCAGGCCACGAGGCCTTCACCGCCATGCGCGCCCGCGGCGCCGGCGTCACCGACATCGTCATTCTCGTCGTCGCCGCCGACGACGGCGTGATGCCCCAGACGCGCGAGGCCATCAACCACGCCCGCGCCGCCCATGTTCCCATCATTGTCGCCGTCAACAAGATCGACAAGCCGAGCGCAGAGCCCGATCGGGTGCGCCGCGAGCTCGTTGAAGCCGGCCTTCAGCCGGAAGAGTGGGGCGGCGACACGATCTTCGTGAACGTCTCCGCGCAAAGCGGCGAAGGCGTCGACCAGCTCCTCGAGATGGTCGGTCTCCAGGCCGAGATCCTCGACCTCAAGGCCAACCCCAAGCGCGCCGCTAGCGGCACCGTCATCGAGGCCCTCCTCGATCGCGGTCGCGGTCCCGTCGCTCGCGTCCTCGTGCAAGATGGCACGCTCAAGGTCGGTGACTTCGTCCTCGCCGGCTCCGGCTTCGGCAAGGTCCGCGCGATGACCAACGAGCACGGCAAACAGGTCCACGAGGCCGGGCCTTCAACCCCCGTCGAGATCCTCGGTCTCTCCGAGGTGCCCGGTGCAGGCGATCCGCTGCACGCCGTCAAGGACTCGAAGAAGGCGATGGAGATCGCCGACGGCCGCAAGGGCAAGATGGCCAAGACGCTCATCCCGGCCACCGCGAAGGTGTCCCTCGAAGAGCTGTCGAAGCGCATCGCCGAGAGCGGCCTGCTCGAACTCCGCGTCATCATCAAGGGCGACGTCCAGGGCTCCGTCGAGGCCGTCGCCGACGCCTTCGCCAAGCTCTCCGGCGACAAGGTGAAGATGTCGATCATCCACGCCGGTGTCGGCGCCATCACGGAGGGCGACGTCAACCTCGCCACCGCGTCCAAGGCCATCATCATCGGCTTCAACGTTCGGCCGGCGGGCAAGTCGCACAGCCTGGCGGAAGAGAACAAGATCGAGATTCGCCTCTATTCGATCATCTACGACGCCGTGAACGACGTTCGCAGCGCCATGGAAGGGCTCCTCCCGCCGACGCTCGTCGAGAAGGCCAGCGGCAAGGCCGAGGTTCGTCAGATCTTCAAGGTCAAGAACGTCGTCGTGGCTGGCTGCTACGTCATCGAAGGCGTCTTCAAGCGCAGCGGCAAGGCTCGCGTCATTCGCGACGGCAACACCATCATCTGGGACGGCAAGGTCGCTGCCCTCAAACGCTTCAAGGACGACGCCAAGGACGTGGCCGAAGGCTTCGAGTGCGGCATCAGCCTCGACGGCTTCAACGAGCTCAAGGACAAGGACATCATCGAGAGCTACGACGTCGAAGAGATTCGGCAGAAGCTCTGA
- a CDS encoding DUF448 domain-containing protein: MKDEPVDLLVDEDMPLPEKGARTCAGCQKTGPRDAFVRLVSTGDDGDGSSVVVDAAGGAFGRGVHVHAAPACLEKAAKGGLSRAFKAKVTVSAAELAERIRDAYGRRATGLLITAWRKRALAIGADATAAALMEHEHAAVVVAQDAAHAATLGGVQQAVRDGRALVWLDRAALGAALGRNEVAVAAVLDGPIGRALVAAVNDVLAPLAAFGAPVAKDDVRGDACRSREVR, encoded by the coding sequence ATGAAGGACGAGCCCGTGGACCTGTTGGTGGATGAAGACATGCCGCTCCCTGAGAAGGGAGCGCGCACGTGCGCCGGTTGTCAGAAGACCGGTCCGCGCGATGCGTTCGTGCGTCTCGTCTCGACGGGCGACGACGGCGACGGTTCGTCGGTGGTGGTGGATGCGGCGGGCGGGGCCTTCGGCCGCGGCGTGCACGTTCACGCCGCACCGGCCTGTCTCGAGAAGGCCGCCAAGGGCGGCCTCTCGCGGGCCTTCAAGGCCAAGGTGACGGTCTCTGCCGCCGAGTTGGCGGAGCGCATCCGTGACGCCTACGGGCGCCGCGCCACCGGCCTGCTCATCACGGCTTGGCGAAAGCGTGCTCTCGCCATCGGCGCCGACGCTACCGCGGCGGCGCTCATGGAGCACGAACACGCGGCTGTGGTTGTGGCTCAAGACGCCGCTCACGCGGCGACGCTTGGCGGAGTTCAGCAGGCGGTCCGCGATGGCCGCGCCCTCGTGTGGCTCGACCGTGCGGCGCTCGGCGCGGCTCTCGGGCGCAACGAGGTGGCCGTCGCAGCGGTGCTCGATGGCCCCATCGGGCGCGCGCTAGTGGCGGCCGTCAATGATGTTTTGGCGCCGCTCGCCGCGTTCGGCGCGCCGGTCGCGAAAGACGATGTGCGGGGTGATGCATGCAGGTCTCGGGAGGTTCGATGA